The genomic interval CCAGCCGAACCGTCCTACCGTTGAGGTCCGGCAGCGCGAAGGGGGGCGCCGGCTTCGGCGGAGCGTAGCGCTGGATCCCGAGTGCCGCGAAGTCCGGCTCATCGCCTAGAGTAGCCGTCGCGAGCAGTGCAATGGCCAGACTCGCCAGAGCGAAACCCCTCTTGATCATTTGCCGAACTTCTCAACAGCCTCCAGCACCCCGTCGGGCTTCAGGAGGTCCAGCCGGTTCTCCTGGATCTTCACCCAGCGGACGATGCCCTTGCGGTCCAGGATGAAATAGGCCCGTTTCCCGTACCGGTAGACCGGACTGTTCTTGTCCATCACAAGTGCCCCATAGGCCCGGAGCATCTTGCGGTCGAAGTCAGACAGGAGTAGGTGCTTAATGTTGTTGTGCTTGGTGAACGCTTCAAGAGTGGCCGGGCTGTCTGCGCTCACGCCCACGACCTGGGCGCCCGCGGCTTCGAACTTGGCGAGGTTCGCCTCGAAGCCGCTGATCTCGGCAGTTCAGACCGCCTCGAAGGCCTGGCCGAACACGTAAATCACCACCGGGCCTTTGCCCAACAGGTCTCCCAGCTTGACCTGCTTCCCGCCGGGGGCGGGCAGAGTGAACTCTGGCGCTTTCTGCCCCACTCGGAGGGCAACCGCCGGGCCGGCCAGGAGCAAAACGGCGATCACTGCAACGAGAATTGCAGAAATGAGATAAACTGTCCCGCGCACGCCGTTACCTCCTCTCCATGATGGTCAGATACCCGAAGTGAGCGATCCGGGGGTCTCAAGCGCCCGCCGGCGTCCGCTCGCCTTAGGCAGCGAGAAGTTTAGCCCAGCCCGATCCCTCGCGTTATCTCTTGATCCCCGGCTCACTCGATCGCCCTGTCTGCCCGCGCCAGGATCTCACGGGGAATAGTTACCCCGAGGCCCCTGGCAGCCTTGAGGTTAACCGCGAGCTCGATCTTATTGGCACCTTCCACGGGCAGGTCCTGGGGGCGCGCTCCCCTGAGAATCTTTGCCACGAGACGTGCCGCCTGGACCCCGTCAGCGTAGAAGTCGGAGCCGTATGACACCATCGCGCCAGCCTGAACCCAGAAAGCGCTGAAGAAGACGGCCGGCACCCGGGAAAATCTTTCCAGGTCCAGGATCACACTTGGGATGTTCATGGAGACAGCGGGCGGGCACAGCAGGCCATCCCCCGGTCGGAGACCCTTGAGGCTGCTTGCAAGTTCCTCAGACGTTCGCACCGGCCGCGCCAGCAGCTCCAGCTTCAGGAGCGGGGCCACCTCCTGG from Candidatus Rokuibacteriota bacterium carries:
- a CDS encoding redoxin domain-containing protein encodes the protein MSGFEANLAKFEAAGAQVVGVSADSPATLEAFTKHNNIKHLLLSDFDRKMLRAYGALVMDKNSPVYRYGKRAYFILDRKGIVRWVKIQENRLDLLKPDGVLEAVEKFGK
- a CDS encoding redoxin domain-containing protein, producing MIKRGFALASLAIALLATATLGDEPDFAALGIQRYAPPKPAPPFALPDLNGRTVRLEDLRGKVVLLYFWTTW
- a CDS encoding redoxin domain-containing protein; its protein translation is MRGTVYLISAILVAVIAVLLLAGPAVALRVGQKAPEFTLPAPGGKQVKLGDLLGKGPVVIYVFGQAFEAV